In a single window of the Equus quagga isolate Etosha38 chromosome 7, UCLA_HA_Equagga_1.0, whole genome shotgun sequence genome:
- the MGAT4B gene encoding alpha-1,3-mannosyl-glycoprotein 4-beta-N-acetylglucosaminyltransferase B, protein MGPGYGSGGGFLMETFRRRGSGAPARRLHRSRRALTKTPASTYLRRQPQGGPKPGTRRPTLGRCPETAGGIPGAGRLPRPLAVLVAAAADAAPLNPGRPALRRRLRGGPGSSSQKLLPHPAEARSTPGLCPSHHFIQPPSPRRLWSARTVWQSPGIRLSPWEVTKRDVVDVYQREFLALRDRLHAAEQESLKRSKELNLVLDEIKRAVSERQALRDGDGNRTWGRLTEDPRLKPWNASHKHVLHLPTVFHHLPHLLAKESSLQPAVRVGQGRTGVSVVMGIPSVRREVHSYLTDTLHSLISELSPQEKEDSVIVVLIAETDPQYTSVVTENIKALFPTEIHSGLLEVISPSPHFYPDFSRLRESFGDPKERVRWRTKQNLDYCFLMMYAQSKGIYYVQLEDDIVAKPNYLSTMKNFALQQPSDDWMILEFSQLGFIGKMFKSLDLSLIVEFILMFYRDKPIDWLLDHILWVKVCNPEKDAKHCDRQKANLRIRFKPSLFQHVGTHSSLAGKIQKLKDKDFGKQALRKEHVNPPAEVSTSLKTYQHFTLEKAYLREDFFWAFTPAAGDFIRFRFFQPLRLERFFFRSGNIEHPEDKLFNTSVEVLPFDNPQSDKEALQEGRSATLRYPRSPDGYLQIGSFYKGVAEGEVDPAFGPLEALRLSIQTDSPVWVILSEIFLKKAD, encoded by the exons ATGGGACCGGGGTATGGATCTGGGGGAGGCTTCCTAATGGAGACGTTCCGGAGAAGGGGTTCGGGGGCCCCGGCGCGCCGCCTCCACCGCAGCCGACGCGCACTCACGAAGACCCCAGCCTCGACCTACCTGAGGCGGCAGCCCCAGGGCGGCCCAAAGCCCGGGACGCGCCGGCCCACGCTGGGCCGCTGTCCCGAGACGGCGGGCGGGATCCCGGGGGCAGGTCGCCTGCCCCGCCCCCTCGCGGTGCTGGTGGCGGCGGCGGCTGATGCGGCCCCTTTAAATCCGGGCCGCCCCGCCCTGCGCCGCCGACTCCGCGGCGGCCCCGGATCCAG CTCCCAGAAACTTCTGCCCCACCCCGCAGAGGCCAGGAGCACCCCCGGTCTCTGCCCCTCTCATCACTTCATCCAGCCACCTAGCCCACGAAGGTTGTGGAGTGCCAGGACGGTCTGGCAGAGCCCCGGCATAAGGCTCAGCCCATGGGAGGTCACAAAAC GCGATGTGGTGGACGTGTACCAGCGGGAGTTCCTGGCGCTGCGGGACCGGTTGCATGCGGCTGAGCAGGAGAGCCTCAAGCGCTCCAAGGAGCTCAACCTGGTGCTGGACGAGATCAAGAGGGCCGTGTCGGAGAGGCAGGCACTGAGAGACGGGGACGGCAACCGTACCTGGGGCCGCCTAACTG AGGATCCACGACTGAAGCCGTGGAACGCCTCACACAAGCACGTTCTCCACCTGCCCACCGTCTTCCACCACCTGCCGCACCTGCTGGCCAAGGAAAGCAGCCTGCAGCCGGCCGTGCGCGTGGGCCAGGGCCGCACCGGAG TGTCGGTGGTGATGGGCATCCCCAGCGTGCGGCGCGAGGTGCACTCCTACCTGACAGACACGCTGCACTCGCTCATCTCGGAGCTGAGCCCACAGGAGAAGGAGGACTCGGTCATCGTGGTGCTGATCGCCGAG ACTGACCCACAGTACACCTCGGTGGTGACGGAGAACATCAAGGCCTT GTTCCCCACGGAGATCCATTCCGGGCTCCTAgaggtcatctccccttccccccacTTCTACCCTGACTTCTCTCGTCTCCGAGAGTCCTTTGGGGATCCCAAGGAGAGAGTCAG GTGGAGGACCAAACAGAACCTCGATTACTGCTTCCTCATGATGTACGCACAGTCCAAGGGCATCTACTACGTGCAG CTGGAGGATGACATTGTGGCCAAGCCCAACTACCTGAGCACCATGAAGAACTTCGCGCTGCAGCAGCCCTCAGACGACTGGATGATCCTGGAGTTCTCCCAGCTGGGCTTCATCG ggAAGATGTTTAAGTCGCTGGACCTGAGCCTCATTGTGGAGTTCATCCTCATGTTCTACCGGGACAAGCCCATCGACTGGCTTCTGGACCACATTTTGTGGGTGAAGGTCTGCAACCCTGAGAAGGACGCG AAGCACTGTGACCGGCAGAAGGCCAACCTGCGGATCCGCTTCAAGCCATCCCTCTTCCAACACGTGGGCACTCACTCCTCGCTGGCCGGCAAGATCCAGAAACTGAAG GACAAGGACTTTGGGAAGCAGGCTCTGCGGAAGGAGCACGTGAACCCGCCGGCGGAAGTGAGCACCAGCCTCAAGACGTACCAGCACTTCACCCTGGAGAAGGCCTACCTGCGGGAGGATTTCTTCTGGGCCTTCACGCCCGCCGCGGGGGACTTCATCCGCTTCCGCTTCTTCCAGCCTCTGCGTCTTGAGCG GTTCTTCTTCCGCAGCGGGAACATCGAGCACCCAGAAGACAAGCTCTTCAACACGTCTGTGGAGGTGCTGCCCTTCGAT AATCCCCAGTCTGACAAGGAGGCCCTGCAGGAGGGCCGCTCAGCCACCCTCCGGTACCCTCGGAGCCCTGACGGCTACCTTCAGATCG gctcctTCTACAAGGGTGTGGCGGAGGGTGAGGTGGACCCTGCCTTTGGCCCCCTGGAAGCACTGCGCCTCTCCATCCAGACAGACTCTCCTGTGTGGGTCATCCTGAGCGAG ATTTTCCTGAAAAAGGCCGACTAA
- the LTC4S gene encoding leukotriene C4 synthase, which translates to MKDEVALLAAVTLLGVLQQAYFSLQVISARRLFRVSPPLTTGPPEFERVYRAQVNCSEYFPLFLATLWVAGIFFHEGAAALCGLVYLLARLRYFQGYARSPQQRLAPLYASARALWLLLALAALGLLAHFVPAALRAALLGRLRTVLPRA; encoded by the exons ATGAAGGACGAGGTGGCTCTTCTGGCTGCTGTCACCCTCCTGGGAGTCCTGCAGCAAG CCTACTTCTCCCTGCAGGTGATCTCGGCGCGGAGGCTCTTCCGCGTGTCGCCGCCGCTCACCACCGGCCCGCCCGAGTTCGAGCGCGTCTACCGAGCCCA AGTGAACTGCAGCGAGTACTTCCCGCTGTTCCTCGCCACGCTCTGGGTCGCCGGCATCTTCTTTCACGAAG GCGCGGCGGCCCTGTGCGGCCTGGTCTACCTGTTGGCACGCCTCCGCTACTTTCAGGGCTACGCGCGCTCGCCGCAGCAAAG GTTGGCCCCGCTGTACGCGAGCGCGCGCGCGCTCTGGCTGCTGCTGGCGCTGGCGGCGCTCGGCCTGCTCGCCCACTTCGTCCCGGCCGCGCTGCGCGCCGCGCTCCTCGGACGGCTCCGCACCGTGCTGCCCAGGGCCTGA